CACAACCGCCGCGCGCTGGTGATCCTGGTCACCAACCTGCGCGACGAAGACAGCGACGAGCTGCTGGCCGCCGTGCAGCTGCTGTCGCAGCGCCACCTGGTGATGGTCGCCAGCCTGCGCGAAACTGCCGTGGACGCGCTGCAGCGGCGCCCGGTCAGCACCTTCGGCGACGCGCTGCAACTGGGCGCCGCCGAGGATTTCCTGCAGCGCCGCGCACGGCTGTTGCAGCAGCTGCGCGCGCGCAACGTGATCGTCGTCGACGCCCCGCCGGAGCAGCTGCATATGGCGCTGGTGGAGAACTACTGGCGCCTGAAGCGCAGCGGACAGATCTGACTTTGAGTTTTGAGCCTCGTTCGAGGAGCCGGGACCGGGTACGCCTTTCCGGGACACGCGGTGAATACATCCCTGTACGCTCGTAATCGACATCCCTGTCTCATACGGTCCCGGAAAGGCGTACCCGGCCCCGGCTTGTGGCAAACTGCCAGTCCGCAACTCCGCAGCCGCCCCTCTCCCCATCCGCGAGAACTCAATGCGCAGGCCACCGGCAGTGGGACCGCCACCAAGCCATCTATTGTCGCAATCACCCCGACTGTCCGCAGCGCCCTCCCAGGCGTATAATCCGCCTCCGCAGGACGCAGGCGGCCACCCGCCGCCGATCCAACAGGAACAAGCTGTCAAATAACCGAGTGGTCCAGACCCATGCTCAACCTCGCCGAACTCAAGTCCGCCGCGGTGAAAACCGACCCCTTTCCGTATTTCCACCTCGAAAAATCGGTGCAGCCGGAACATATCAACGCGCTGATCGACGAGTTTCCGGTGCTGGACCAGGGCGGCAGCTTCAATTTTGCCGACTTCGACACCCCGGCCAAGCTGCGCGCCTTTATCGAGGAATTCGACAGCCCCGAGGTGCGCCGCATCATTGAGCAGAAGTTCGACGTGGACCTGGCCGGCAAGCCGATGATGGCCACGCTGCGCGGCTACTCGCGGGCCAAGGACGGACGCATCCACACCGACTCCAAGACCAAGGTGATCACCATCCTGGTATACCTGAATAAAGACTGGGAGCCGGAATCCGGACGCCTGCGCATCCTGCGCAGCGGCACCGATATGGACGACTACGCCGAAGAGCTGCTGCCGGGGCCGGGTGCACTGGTCGCGTTCAAGGTGACGGACAACTGCTGGCACGGCTACCCCAGCTTCGAGGGCCGCCGCCAGGCGATCCAGATCAACTTCCTGACCGGCGACAGCGCCCGCAGCAAGCACCAGTTCTTCCACGGCATCAGCGCCAAGCTCAAGAAGCTGTTTCGTTAAGCTGCGCGAACGCGGCGACGAAAAGCCAACGACACAGTGACACGCCGCAGGCGGCATCGGAACCCGGAGAGGCCCGCCGCCCCGCCGCAGTGCCCGGCCCCGACCCGCTGGCGCGGATCAACGAAGCGGGGCGGTCGCTGTGGTCGAAGAGGGGAGGAGCTTCCAGGGAGTTGGTGGTGCAAAGCCCGTCTGGCGGGCGAACACAAGGTTCGCCCCTACGGAACCCGCCTATTGGTCATAGCAGCTGCAGTGCGCAAAGCGCTGCAGTAAGGGGCGGACCTGGTGTCCGCCCTGGGCGCCGCGACGCGGCTCAGAAGCGATAGCTGAGGTTGATTGTCAGCGAGCGCAAATGCCCGAGACCGTAGTGGTTTACCCTGCCGACGTCGTTGTAGTTGTACTCGATCGACGTGTCGAAATCCCGCGTCCACATATAGCGATAGCCGACGCCGGCATTCCAGTAGTTGTCGTAGCCGTGTTCGTCGACCGGGATCAGCCAGCCGTTATCGCGTATGGCATCCAGGTCGATTTCGGCATAACTCCAGCCAGCCATCCAGTAGAGACACTGCACGTCGCAGTCGAGGGTGAAGTCCACTTTGAAGTTAACCCCGTACTGGTCGACGGAAATGCCCTCGTCGGAAAAGTTGGAGTAGCGCAGCTCTACCTGCCACAGCCCCACCGTCGGCGTAATCCCCACACTGCCGTAGGCAAAGGTATCCCGGTCATCGTTGACCTGCTGTTCACCGATACCGGCGCCGAGGGTGCCGATCACCCGGTATTCACCGGCGCAGATTCCCTCGATCGGATTGTTCCACTCCACCGCCGAGGCGGCTGCCGAACACAGCATGGCGAGAGCAAACAGAACTTTTTTCATTGCAACCTTCCTTGGCGATCTTCCTGTTCGATATCAGCAGCGGGTCAGGGGATTTTCAGCGCTCGGTTTTCCGCGGTGCCGGTGACTCCGCATCGTCGACATCAATAATGGCCCAGATACCGTCGACAAACGCCGGATTGCCGCGCAGCGTATCGACATCGCCGGGCGGCGGCGGCGCATCACCGGCCACGCGCAACTCTTCCAGTCGCTGCGCGATGGTCTCGGCCATTTTCTGCAGGGTGGCATCGAGGGAATCCGCGTGGCAGTGGCAATGGGGGAGGTCCGGGGCAATAGCACCGAAGCCGGCGTAATCAATCTGGTGAACCACGACGGGGTAGCGCATCGGGAGTTACTCTTATATAGCGTTAACTCACCAAGCGTAGACGGAAATTATTCTTTCGTGACAAATTGGCGCGCTATGCGCGGGGGCAAAGGAGAAGGGATTCGCAATTTTGGCTCGAGCCCGCAACAGCGTTGCAGGGGCGCTGCCGGACACGGCACCGTGTAAGCGCGGTCAGCGCGGAATCCGGCCCAACAGGGCGCGGCGAGAAAAGATCATCTCCCGGTAGGTCTGGTGCAGCGTGACATCCAGCTCGCTGTCGGCGCCGCGGGTCTCCTCCATCTGCCGCTGCAACCAGTTGATCTCGATTTCCAGCTGGTGACGCAGTTTGCGAATCTCGTTTTCACTCAGATTGACGTGCGCCTGGTGGGCTTGGGACATGGCTCTACCTCGAACTGGTGTGACGGGCACCACCGCATTGCGGGGCCCCGTCACTCAGGTAAAGCTTAGTCGAGCGTCGCTTACTTGGTGAGCAAGTCGCGCCAGTTGAACGACGAGTCACCGATTACATAGAAGAACGGGTTCAGCAGGGAGTCCTTGCTGTTGTAGCGCAGCAGCTCGAATTGCTCGTCGACGACGGTGCCGCCGGCGGCTTCCACCACCGCCTGCGCCGCGGCGGTATCCCATTCGCAGGTGGGCGCGAGGCGCGGATACAGGTCGGCGGCACCCTCCGCCACCAGGCACAGCTTCAGCGAGCTGCCCATATTCTTGCACGCCACGCTGCCCAGAGCGCCCTCGATGCGTTCCACCAGCTGGTCCACGGCACCGGCGCCGTGGCTGCGGCTGGCAACCAGCTCTACAGCCTCGCCGGCCTCCAGGCGCGGCTGCAGGCTGCGCACGCGGATCGCGGATTCGCCGTCGGCAGTGCGCTTGAATGCGCCGTCGGTCTTGCTGCCCGCATAGGTGATATTCAGCACCGGCACATAGACCACCCCCAGCACCGGCTCGCCGTTGTCGATCAGTGCCACATTGACGGTGAACTCGCCGGTGCGGCGGATAAATTCCTTGGTGCCGTCGAGCGGGTCGACGATCCAGTAGCGCTGCCATTGCTGGCGCTCGTCGAAAGACGGTAGCTCCTGCTCTTCCGACAGCACCGGCACACCGTCGAGCAGTTCGGCCAGCGCCGGGGCCAGCACCTTGTGCGCGGCCAGGTCGGCGGCGGTGACAGGGGAATCGTCCGCCTTGGTTTCCACTTGCAGCTCGGCGCTGCTGTTGTACACGGCGAGAATCGCCTCGCCGGCGCGCTCGCAGATTTCGATGACCTGTTCCAGTAATGCCTTGTCCATAATTCCCCCGTTAAATTGAACGCCGCATTATACGCACTCACCGTCGGCGAGCCACGCCGACAATCCCCGCGCGCCGCCAGGCGCCAGCGCAGCAGCTGTGGACAGTTTCTAGGCGGGGAACAGGTCGTCGATGGACAGATAGCGCTCGCCGGTGTCGTAGCTGAACACCAGCACACGGCTGCCGGGGGCGAAATCCGCCTCGCGCTTTTTCACCGCAGCGAGGCTGGCACCGGATGAGATACCGACGAAGATGCCCTCCTGCAGCGCGCACTGGCGCGCCATGTCGAAACTCTCCTCCTCGCTCACCTGGACGGTACCGTCGAGGGTGCCCACATTGAGGATGTCGGGGATAAAGCCGGCGCCGATACCCTGCAGGCGGTGCGGACCCTTTTCGCAGCCGCTGATCACCGCGGACTTCTCCGGTTCCACGGCGAAGGTCTGCAGTTGCGGGAACGCCTGCTTCAACACCTCGCTGCAGCCGGTGATATGGCCGCCGGTGCCGACGCCAGTGATCAGGTAATCGAGCCCCTCGGGGAAATCCGCGATGATCTCCCGCGCCGTGGTGTCGCGGTGCACCTGCACGTTGGCCGGGTTGCGGAACTGCTGCGGCATCCAGCTGTTGTCGTGCGCATTCAGCAGCTCCTGCGCTTGTTCGATCGCGCCGGGCATGCCGGTTTCCTTCGGTGTGAGCACCAGCTCCGCCCCCAGCGCCTTCATGATCTGGCGCCGTTCCATCGACATGGATTCCGGCATGGTCAGGATCAGGCGGTAGCCCTTCACCGCCGCCACCATCGCCAGGCCGATGCCGGTATTGCCGGAGGTAGGCTCGATGATCACGCCGCCGGGCTTCAGCTCGCCGCTGGCCTCGGCCGCCTCGACCATCGCCAGCGCGATGCGGTCCTTGATGCTGGCGCCCGGGTTGAAGCGCTCCACCTTCATCCACA
This region of Microbulbifer sp. SAOS-129_SWC genomic DNA includes:
- a CDS encoding 2OG-Fe(II) oxygenase, yielding MLNLAELKSAAVKTDPFPYFHLEKSVQPEHINALIDEFPVLDQGGSFNFADFDTPAKLRAFIEEFDSPEVRRIIEQKFDVDLAGKPMMATLRGYSRAKDGRIHTDSKTKVITILVYLNKDWEPESGRLRILRSGTDMDDYAEELLPGPGALVAFKVTDNCWHGYPSFEGRRQAIQINFLTGDSARSKHQFFHGISAKLKKLFR
- a CDS encoding outer membrane beta-barrel protein, coding for MKKVLFALAMLCSAAASAVEWNNPIEGICAGEYRVIGTLGAGIGEQQVNDDRDTFAYGSVGITPTVGLWQVELRYSNFSDEGISVDQYGVNFKVDFTLDCDVQCLYWMAGWSYAEIDLDAIRDNGWLIPVDEHGYDNYWNAGVGYRYMWTRDFDTSIEYNYNDVGRVNHYGLGHLRSLTINLSYRF
- the cysQ gene encoding 3'(2'),5'-bisphosphate nucleotidase CysQ, producing the protein MDKALLEQVIEICERAGEAILAVYNSSAELQVETKADDSPVTAADLAAHKVLAPALAELLDGVPVLSEEQELPSFDERQQWQRYWIVDPLDGTKEFIRRTGEFTVNVALIDNGEPVLGVVYVPVLNITYAGSKTDGAFKRTADGESAIRVRSLQPRLEAGEAVELVASRSHGAGAVDQLVERIEGALGSVACKNMGSSLKLCLVAEGAADLYPRLAPTCEWDTAAAQAVVEAAGGTVVDEQFELLRYNSKDSLLNPFFYVIGDSSFNWRDLLTK
- the cysK gene encoding cysteine synthase A, yielding MKAANILETIGNTPHVRINRLFRPDIEVWMKVERFNPGASIKDRIALAMVEAAEASGELKPGGVIIEPTSGNTGIGLAMVAAVKGYRLILTMPESMSMERRQIMKALGAELVLTPKETGMPGAIEQAQELLNAHDNSWMPQQFRNPANVQVHRDTTAREIIADFPEGLDYLITGVGTGGHITGCSEVLKQAFPQLQTFAVEPEKSAVISGCEKGPHRLQGIGAGFIPDILNVGTLDGTVQVSEEESFDMARQCALQEGIFVGISSGASLAAVKKREADFAPGSRVLVFSYDTGERYLSIDDLFPA
- a CDS encoding type II toxin-antitoxin system HicB family antitoxin, which codes for MRYPVVVHQIDYAGFGAIAPDLPHCHCHADSLDATLQKMAETIAQRLEELRVAGDAPPPPGDVDTLRGNPAFVDGIWAIIDVDDAESPAPRKTER